In Thauera aromatica K172, one DNA window encodes the following:
- the had gene encoding 6-hydroxycyclohex-1-ene-1-carbonyl-CoA dehydrogenase codes for MLPKHIDTWQMVRPGDLVRTKIPMPDIKPGESVVEINGCGVCHTDLSYFYMGVPTVQTPPLSLGHEISGVVVGGESSLMGREVIVPAVIPCGECELCRSGRSNRCLSQQMPGYSMGIYGGFSSHIVVPSKFLCVVENRGAIPLEHLSVVADAVTTPYQAGLRAGLKPGDRAIVIGAAGGVGSFMTQVAKGMGCAAVVGIDINEEKLQMMRGYGADHVINPKGLGHKEVKERFKAFCKEQGLPSAYGWKIFEVTGTKAGQELALSLLSFTGTLVIVGYGTEQTTYMLSRLMAFDAEIIGTWGCPPDKYPDVLNMCVDGRIALAPFVETRPMSEISHVFEQAHHGELNKRVILTPDF; via the coding sequence ATGTTGCCGAAACATATCGACACTTGGCAGATGGTTCGTCCTGGAGATCTCGTCCGTACAAAAATTCCAATGCCCGATATTAAGCCGGGTGAATCCGTTGTAGAAATCAATGGGTGCGGAGTATGTCATACGGATTTGTCGTATTTTTACATGGGGGTTCCTACTGTACAGACTCCGCCGTTGTCTTTAGGCCATGAAATCAGTGGAGTCGTCGTTGGGGGGGAGTCGTCCCTCATGGGGCGTGAGGTGATCGTGCCGGCGGTGATCCCGTGTGGGGAGTGCGAACTATGCCGAAGTGGTCGCAGTAATCGCTGTTTGTCCCAGCAGATGCCGGGCTATTCCATGGGTATTTACGGCGGCTTCTCGAGTCACATTGTAGTTCCCTCTAAATTTTTATGCGTCGTGGAAAATAGGGGTGCCATCCCGCTCGAACACCTGTCGGTGGTCGCCGACGCGGTGACCACGCCTTACCAGGCGGGTTTGCGCGCCGGTCTTAAACCGGGCGACCGGGCGATCGTGATCGGGGCGGCCGGCGGGGTGGGTTCATTCATGACGCAGGTCGCGAAGGGCATGGGCTGTGCGGCCGTCGTCGGGATCGACATCAACGAAGAAAAACTGCAGATGATGCGCGGTTACGGTGCCGACCACGTCATCAATCCGAAGGGCCTCGGCCACAAGGAAGTGAAGGAGCGGTTCAAGGCGTTCTGCAAGGAACAAGGCCTGCCTTCGGCTTACGGCTGGAAAATTTTCGAAGTCACCGGGACCAAGGCGGGGCAGGAGCTGGCCCTTTCCCTGCTGTCCTTTACCGGCACCTTGGTGATTGTCGGTTATGGCACGGAGCAGACTACCTACATGCTCTCCCGGCTCATGGCTTTCGACGCCGAGATCATCGGTACCTGGGGTTGTCCGCCCGACAAATACCCGGATGTGCTCAATATGTGCGTTGACGGACGGATCGCGCTCGCGCCCTTTGTGGAAACACGCCCGATGAGCGAAATCAGTCATGTCTTCGAGCAGGCGCACCATGGCGAGCTCAACAAACGTGTGATTCTGACCCCCGACTTTTAG
- a CDS encoding LysR family transcriptional regulator encodes MDLKNIDLNLLIVFQQLFRDRQVTKAAESLDLSQPAVSSALNRMRKLLGDELFYRSCSGMQPTPYAEQLAEPISEALAMIQQTLIRRSTFDPATSSRRFTIAMTDIGEIYFLPFLIGSIAKIAPGVTISTVRNSKVNLKEEMAEGKVDLAIGLLPDLKSDFYQRRLFRQSYCCLFRKGHPLDGKPFGFEEFANAEHVVVISAGTGHGKTDELMENSAIRRNVRLRVPHFVALPYILKETNLIATVPDKIAERLASSFPLSYVPHPITLPEIQINIFWHTKHHQEEGSKWLRTLIFDLFSE; translated from the coding sequence ATGGACTTGAAAAACATCGACTTAAACCTGCTGATCGTCTTCCAGCAGCTCTTTCGAGACCGTCAGGTCACCAAGGCTGCCGAGTCACTGGACCTCTCCCAGCCGGCGGTAAGCAGCGCTCTCAATCGCATGCGGAAACTACTCGGGGATGAGCTGTTTTACCGTTCATGCAGTGGAATGCAGCCGACTCCTTATGCAGAGCAGCTGGCAGAGCCGATCTCCGAAGCGTTGGCCATGATCCAGCAGACTCTGATCCGGCGCTCTACATTCGATCCTGCAACCAGCTCTCGGCGCTTCACCATCGCAATGACCGATATAGGTGAAATTTATTTTTTGCCATTCCTGATCGGATCGATTGCAAAAATAGCCCCGGGGGTAACAATCAGCACCGTCAGGAATAGCAAGGTCAACCTGAAAGAAGAAATGGCAGAAGGCAAGGTCGACCTTGCTATCGGTCTACTGCCCGATCTCAAGAGTGATTTCTATCAGCGCAGACTTTTCCGGCAGAGCTATTGCTGCCTTTTCCGCAAAGGACATCCGCTCGACGGAAAGCCGTTCGGTTTCGAAGAGTTCGCCAACGCAGAGCACGTTGTCGTGATTTCGGCTGGCACCGGGCATGGGAAGACGGATGAACTGATGGAGAACTCAGCCATCCGGAGAAATGTCAGGCTACGCGTGCCCCACTTCGTAGCATTGCCATACATCCTTAAAGAAACGAATCTTATCGCGACAGTCCCTGATAAAATTGCAGAACGCCTTGCATCCTCTTTCCCATTGAGCTACGTACCGCACCCAATCACCCTGCCGGAAATACAGATAAATATCTTCTGGCATACCAAGCATCATCAAGAAGAAGGCAGCAAGTGGCTTCGGACGTTAATCTTCGACTTATTCAGCGAATAG
- a CDS encoding YcjF family protein codes for MTPEQARSIIAVCLMAAFADGAQDGSEREHVRKVAESLGRDAEIDFIALYQDVLLGRLGLEAVVAALDSAALRQLAFELAVGVCEADGSRNPQEAAFLERLAALLGLERGAAGRFVDEAEALAQAPVIEAPVIEAPVTETEGAAPAPASAAIDRGELERMILNASILNGALELLPQSMASMAIIPLQIRLVYRIGKAHGYELDRDHIKDFLATTGVGMTGQYVEQLGRKLVGGLLGKAFGKLGRAIGSQATGSAFSFATTYAIGQVALRYYGEGRRLDAAGLKAMFARLFEQARGLQANYAGEIEQRARTLDLGKLTAELRAS; via the coding sequence ATGACCCCCGAGCAAGCCCGTTCCATCATCGCCGTGTGCCTAATGGCCGCCTTCGCCGACGGTGCCCAGGACGGCAGCGAGCGCGAACACGTGCGCAAGGTCGCCGAATCGCTCGGTCGCGACGCCGAGATCGACTTCATCGCGCTGTACCAGGACGTGCTGCTCGGCCGTCTCGGCCTCGAGGCGGTGGTCGCTGCGCTCGACAGCGCGGCGCTGCGTCAGCTCGCCTTCGAACTCGCGGTCGGAGTGTGCGAGGCCGACGGCAGCCGCAACCCTCAGGAAGCCGCCTTCCTCGAACGCCTCGCCGCCCTGCTCGGACTCGAGCGCGGCGCGGCCGGGCGCTTCGTCGATGAGGCCGAAGCGCTGGCGCAGGCGCCGGTGATCGAGGCGCCGGTGATCGAGGCGCCGGTGACGGAGACTGAGGGCGCGGCGCCTGCTCCGGCGTCCGCCGCCATCGACCGGGGCGAGCTCGAACGCATGATCCTCAACGCCTCGATCCTCAACGGCGCCCTCGAGCTGCTGCCGCAGTCGATGGCCTCGATGGCGATCATTCCGCTGCAGATCCGCCTCGTCTATCGCATCGGCAAGGCTCACGGCTATGAGCTCGACCGCGACCACATCAAGGACTTCCTCGCCACCACCGGAGTGGGGATGACCGGGCAGTACGTCGAGCAACTCGGGCGCAAGCTGGTCGGCGGCCTCCTCGGCAAGGCCTTCGGCAAGCTCGGACGCGCGATCGGCAGCCAGGCCACCGGCTCGGCGTTCTCCTTCGCCACCACCTACGCCATCGGCCAGGTCGCGCTGCGCTACTACGGCGAAGGCCGCCGCCTCGACGCCGCCGGCCTGAAGGCGATGTTCGCCCGCCTGTTCGAGCAGGCGCGCGGCCTGCAGGCGAACTATGCGGGGGAGATCGAGCAGCGCGCGCGCACGCTGGACCTGGGTAAGCTCACCGCCGAACTGCGCGCCTCCTGA
- a CDS encoding PepSY domain-containing protein, translated as MRATTLIATLLLGAGILTGGAVLIPALAQNGTGSTLGTAATTGQDGWLTLHEVQLKLEALGYRELTKIERDDDKYEVKATDAQGQRVEIDVDPLTGAVLDTEVKRSKGDRSNTDQASWLTVHQVQVKLEATGYRDIQEIERERDHYQAKATDAQGQRVKLAIDPHSGDVLDTDVKRSRRDDNRSADEPRTRLSVDPYTGDVIEGTAAERATNPTAPATK; from the coding sequence ATGCGTGCCACCACTCTCATCGCCACCCTCCTCCTCGGCGCCGGCATCCTCACCGGCGGCGCCGTGCTCATCCCCGCCCTCGCCCAGAACGGCACCGGCAGCACCCTCGGCACTGCCGCCACCACCGGTCAGGACGGCTGGCTGACGCTGCACGAGGTTCAGCTCAAGCTCGAAGCCCTCGGCTATCGCGAACTGACGAAGATCGAGCGCGACGACGACAAGTACGAAGTCAAGGCCACCGATGCGCAAGGACAGCGGGTGGAAATCGACGTCGATCCGCTCACCGGCGCCGTCCTCGACACCGAAGTCAAGCGCAGCAAGGGCGACCGCAGCAACACCGATCAGGCCTCGTGGCTGACGGTGCACCAGGTCCAGGTCAAGCTCGAAGCCACCGGCTACCGCGACATCCAGGAGATCGAGCGCGAACGCGACCACTACCAGGCCAAGGCCACCGATGCCCAAGGGCAGCGGGTGAAGCTGGCGATCGACCCCCACAGCGGCGACGTCCTCGACACCGACGTCAAGCGCAGCCGGCGCGACGACAACCGCAGCGCGGACGAACCCCGGACCCGGCTGAGCGTCGATCCTTACACCGGCGACGTCATCGAAGGCACCGCCGCCGAGCGCGCCACCAACCCCACCGCCCCCGCCACCAAGTAA
- a CDS encoding ferredoxin reductase family protein translates to MIPALSAFIGLIVLAWGVGIPALDSAAGALPWAVREQALYLSGLLAIGLMSLAMVLATRPAWLERPLGGLDRIFRVHKWAGILAGVFAALHWLIELSDDLLKSIFGRGERPHGEESGGLLENLREAGEELGEFAIYLMLAMVVLSLLKRFPYKFWRHLHRAMPVLYLMLAFHAAVLAPVEYWTQPAGALLALLLAAGTVAAALSLGGRIGRERRVHGVVTALSSPAPDITEVTCRLDGEWRGHRAGQFAFVGFERFEGAHPFTIASADRGDRSVRFQIKALGDYTRQLSNRIAVGQAVTVEGPYGRFVLGRHDRQAHQIWVAGGIGITPFLAWLEALHAHPDEAPAADLHYSTRDRAHDPFVARLETLCAGLPSVTLHIHDSSTDGLLTAERLSALHDARQRAEVWFCGPRGFAEQLRAGLARAWGRRLRFHQEAFELR, encoded by the coding sequence ATGATTCCCGCACTGTCGGCCTTCATCGGCCTCATCGTCCTCGCCTGGGGCGTGGGCATCCCCGCCCTCGACTCCGCCGCCGGCGCCCTGCCGTGGGCGGTGCGCGAGCAGGCGCTTTACCTCAGCGGCCTGCTCGCGATCGGGCTGATGTCGCTGGCGATGGTGCTCGCCACCCGCCCGGCCTGGCTGGAACGCCCGCTCGGCGGGCTGGACCGCATCTTCCGCGTGCACAAGTGGGCCGGCATCCTCGCCGGCGTGTTCGCCGCGCTGCACTGGCTGATCGAGCTGTCCGACGACCTGCTCAAGTCGATCTTCGGCCGCGGCGAGCGCCCGCACGGGGAAGAATCCGGCGGCCTGCTCGAAAACCTGCGCGAAGCCGGCGAGGAGCTCGGCGAGTTCGCCATCTACCTGATGCTGGCGATGGTCGTGCTCAGCCTGCTGAAGCGCTTTCCGTACAAATTCTGGCGCCACCTTCACCGCGCCATGCCGGTGCTCTACCTGATGCTCGCCTTCCATGCCGCGGTGCTCGCCCCGGTCGAATACTGGACCCAGCCCGCGGGCGCGCTGCTCGCCCTGCTGCTGGCTGCCGGCACGGTCGCCGCGGCGCTCTCGCTCGGCGGCCGGATCGGCCGCGAGCGCCGCGTGCACGGCGTGGTCACCGCGCTGTCTTCGCCCGCCCCCGACATCACCGAAGTGACCTGCCGCCTCGACGGCGAGTGGCGCGGGCACCGTGCCGGGCAGTTCGCCTTCGTCGGCTTCGAACGCTTCGAAGGCGCGCACCCCTTCACCATCGCCAGCGCCGACCGTGGCGACCGCAGCGTGCGCTTCCAGATCAAGGCCCTGGGCGACTACACCCGCCAGCTCTCGAACCGGATCGCGGTCGGCCAGGCGGTCACCGTCGAAGGCCCCTACGGCCGCTTCGTCCTCGGCCGCCACGACCGCCAGGCGCACCAGATCTGGGTCGCAGGCGGAATCGGCATCACCCCCTTCCTCGCCTGGCTCGAGGCCCTGCACGCCCACCCGGACGAGGCGCCGGCCGCCGACCTGCATTACAGTACCCGCGATCGCGCCCACGACCCCTTCGTCGCCCGCCTCGAAACCCTGTGCGCCGGACTGCCTTCGGTGACCCTGCACATCCACGACAGCAGCACGGACGGCCTGCTCACCGCCGAGCGCCTGTCCGCACTGCACGACGCGCGCCAGCGCGCTGAAGTCTGGTTCTGCGGGCCGCGCGGATTCGCCGAGCAGCTGCGCGCGGGGCTGGCCCGTGCCTGGGGGCGGCGGCTGCGCTTCCACCAGGAAGCGTTCGAGCTGCGCTGA
- a CDS encoding response regulator produces the protein MKILLVEDDELLGDGIQAGLEQAGFTVDWARDGSAAAHALDTGVYQAAVLDLGLPRLSGMDVLRRARTAGLDLPILILTARDALADRVAGLDAGADDYVVKPFELAELQARLRALVRRASGSAAPLLSCGDVQLDPGRRQVRFNGHAVTLTTREFAILHALLLGKGRVLSKAQLEEQLYGWGEEVESNTVEVFIHHLRRKLAPGLIRTVRGVGYLIEDEPSQENAGPPQVVLSPSGGGNGKAVSRGRS, from the coding sequence ATGAAGATCCTGCTCGTCGAAGACGACGAACTGCTCGGCGATGGTATCCAGGCCGGCCTCGAACAGGCCGGCTTCACCGTCGACTGGGCGCGCGACGGCAGCGCCGCGGCCCATGCCCTGGACACCGGCGTCTACCAGGCGGCAGTGCTCGACCTCGGCCTGCCGCGCCTGTCCGGGATGGACGTGCTGCGCCGCGCCCGCACTGCGGGGCTGGATCTGCCGATCCTGATCCTGACCGCGCGCGACGCCCTCGCCGACCGCGTCGCCGGCCTCGATGCCGGCGCCGACGACTATGTCGTCAAGCCGTTCGAGCTGGCCGAACTGCAGGCCCGGCTGCGCGCCCTGGTGCGGCGCGCGAGCGGCAGCGCGGCACCGCTGCTCAGCTGCGGCGACGTGCAGCTCGACCCCGGCCGCCGCCAGGTGCGCTTCAACGGACACGCGGTGACGCTGACCACACGCGAGTTCGCCATCCTCCACGCCCTGCTGCTGGGCAAGGGCCGCGTGCTGTCGAAGGCGCAGCTCGAAGAGCAGCTCTACGGCTGGGGCGAGGAAGTCGAGAGCAACACGGTGGAAGTGTTCATCCACCACCTGCGCCGCAAGCTCGCCCCCGGGCTGATCCGCACCGTGCGCGGCGTGGGCTACCTGATCGAGGACGAGCCCTCTCAAGAAAACGCCGGGCCGCCCCAAGTGGTCTTGTCCCCCTCGGGGGGCGGAAACGGCAAAGCTGTTTCCCGGGGGCGCTCATGA
- a CDS encoding ATP-binding protein, giving the protein MTPFRPSRPPSLRHRLIALLAAAVLLAWGATAAFSYLDARHEIDAMLGTHLPATPATAALHAALAESIARHLLHPLLFAVPGLAVAIWLAVGVGLAPLGRFAGEVEQRAPDNLAPLALARVPREVLPLQQALNALFARLRQSRELERRFTADAAHELRTPLAAIRTQAEVALNADDRAQARRALTNVVGGAERATRLVEQLLTLARLDPQTALERPQPIGLRALARDAVAAQAPFAARRNIDLGLLPGDERTVHGDPLLLAVLLRNLVDNAVRYTPPGGRVDLAVEEAHAARSGYPLLRVTDSGPGIAPAAREQAFERFHRGPDHRGEGSGLGLSIVRRIAELHRATLTLDDGPRGRGLTVRVGFPPAADGSAPL; this is encoded by the coding sequence ATGACCCCATTTCGCCCCTCCCGCCCGCCTTCCCTGCGCCACCGCCTGATCGCCCTGCTGGCGGCGGCCGTCCTGCTCGCCTGGGGGGCGACCGCGGCCTTCAGCTACCTCGATGCGCGTCACGAGATCGACGCCATGCTCGGCACCCACCTCCCCGCCACGCCCGCCACCGCAGCGCTGCACGCCGCGCTCGCCGAGAGCATCGCCCGCCACCTGTTGCACCCGCTGCTGTTCGCCGTCCCCGGGCTGGCGGTGGCGATCTGGCTCGCCGTCGGCGTCGGCCTCGCCCCGCTCGGGCGCTTCGCCGGCGAAGTCGAGCAGCGCGCGCCCGACAACCTCGCCCCGCTCGCGCTCGCCCGCGTGCCGCGCGAGGTCCTGCCCCTGCAGCAGGCGCTGAATGCGCTGTTCGCCCGCCTGCGCCAGTCGCGCGAACTCGAGCGCCGGTTCACCGCCGATGCCGCCCACGAGCTGCGCACCCCGCTGGCGGCGATCCGCACCCAGGCCGAAGTGGCGCTCAACGCCGACGACCGCGCCCAGGCCCGGCGCGCGCTCACCAACGTCGTCGGCGGCGCCGAACGCGCGACCCGGCTGGTCGAGCAGCTGCTGACCCTGGCCCGCCTCGACCCCCAGACCGCCCTCGAACGGCCGCAGCCGATCGGCCTGCGGGCGCTGGCACGCGACGCGGTCGCCGCCCAGGCGCCGTTCGCCGCGCGCCGGAACATCGACCTCGGCCTGCTGCCGGGCGACGAGCGCACGGTGCACGGCGACCCGCTGCTGCTCGCGGTGCTGCTGCGCAACCTGGTCGATAACGCCGTCCGCTACACCCCGCCGGGCGGGCGTGTCGATCTCGCCGTCGAGGAGGCGCACGCAGCGCGCAGCGGCTATCCGCTGCTGCGCGTCACCGACAGCGGCCCGGGGATTGCCCCCGCGGCACGGGAACAGGCCTTCGAACGCTTTCACCGCGGCCCCGACCACCGCGGGGAAGGCAGCGGCCTGGGGTTGTCGATCGTGCGCCGGATCGCCGAACTGCACCGCGCCACGCTCACTCTCGATGACGGCCCCCGCGGCCGCGGACTGACCGTGCGGGTCGGCTTTCCGCCAGCGGCGGACGGGTCGGCGCCACTTTAA
- the can gene encoding carbonate dehydratase: MAQSIEHLFANNKSWSERMQADDPEYFARLVTQQSPEYLWIGCSDSRVPANQVIGLAPGEVFVHRNIANVVVHTDLNALSVIHYAVEILRVKHILVVGHYGCGGVRAAMHDNRTGLTDNWLRHIQDVRDRHDERLARIDDTTERLNRLCEFNAMHQVVNVCQTSILREAWQRGQNVTVHGWCYSLHDGMVRDLGVSARSREEAVERYRDAVDRVG, from the coding sequence ATGGCCCAGTCCATCGAACACCTCTTCGCCAACAACAAATCCTGGTCCGAGCGCATGCAGGCCGACGATCCGGAATATTTCGCCCGCCTGGTCACCCAGCAGAGCCCGGAGTACCTGTGGATCGGCTGCTCCGACAGTCGGGTGCCGGCGAACCAGGTCATCGGCCTCGCGCCGGGCGAAGTTTTCGTCCACCGCAACATCGCCAACGTCGTCGTGCATACCGACCTCAACGCCCTGTCGGTGATCCATTACGCGGTCGAGATCCTGCGCGTGAAGCACATCCTGGTGGTCGGCCACTACGGCTGCGGCGGCGTGCGGGCGGCGATGCACGACAACCGCACCGGGCTCACCGACAACTGGCTGCGCCACATCCAGGACGTGCGCGACCGCCACGACGAACGCCTGGCGCGCATCGACGACACCACCGAGCGCCTGAACCGCCTGTGCGAGTTCAACGCCATGCACCAGGTGGTCAACGTCTGTCAGACGTCGATCCTGCGCGAGGCCTGGCAGCGCGGCCAGAACGTCACCGTCCATGGCTGGTGCTACAGCCTGCACGACGGCATGGTGCGCGACCTCGGGGTTAGCGCGCGCAGCCGCGAGGAAGCCGTCGAGCGCTACCGCGACGCGGTCGATCGGGTCGGCTGA
- a CDS encoding cytochrome c oxidase subunit 3 family protein yields MTSAALPEYHAGDAERGIGRTSGRVPGNAGIWVGITCEFVEFLVLFAVYFVARANFPQAFEDGAPRLSATAGVAITLLMVSSSFLIACSVATIRAGRRGRSIAFLVGGLVLALGYPLVKLLEIRWNLTQGIDGESGIFFTVYYYLTFTHLVHGFWGILGILWVLGRHAIGAYSAHNHDGLEALASYWHATDIIWLIIFALCYVLP; encoded by the coding sequence ATGACATCGGCAGCGTTACCGGAATACCACGCAGGCGACGCGGAACGCGGCATCGGCCGTACCTCCGGCAGGGTGCCGGGCAACGCCGGCATCTGGGTCGGCATCACCTGCGAGTTCGTCGAGTTCCTCGTCCTGTTCGCCGTCTATTTCGTTGCCCGGGCGAACTTCCCGCAGGCGTTCGAGGACGGCGCGCCGCGGCTGTCGGCCACTGCCGGAGTGGCGATCACCTTGCTGATGGTCAGCAGCAGCTTCCTCATCGCCTGCTCCGTGGCCACGATCCGCGCCGGCCGGCGCGGGCGCTCGATCGCCTTTCTCGTCGGCGGGCTCGTCCTTGCGCTGGGCTACCCGCTGGTGAAGCTGCTCGAAATCCGCTGGAACCTCACCCAGGGCATCGACGGCGAGTCGGGAATCTTCTTCACCGTGTATTACTACCTGACCTTCACCCACCTCGTCCATGGCTTCTGGGGGATCCTCGGCATCCTGTGGGTGCTGGGGCGCCACGCCATCGGCGCCTATTCGGCGCACAACCACGACGGGCTGGAAGCGTTGGCGAGCTACTGGCACGCCACCGACATCATCTGGCTGATCATCTTCGCCCTTTGCTACGTGCTGCCCTGA
- a CDS encoding PLP-dependent aminotransferase family protein gives MHLYEHLALDIEQHIRDGVLRPGERLPSIRQACRARQLSPATVLEAYHRLESRGLVEARPKSGYFVRPHHTLAAPGLTRPAGRSTAPKVSDFIFEILESARDPAVVPLGSSFLSPFLFPFERLGRCLAAAARGMDPRATVTDLPPGNDELRRQIALRYLHGGTAVAGDEIVITSGAMEALNLCLQALTRPGDLVAVESPAFYAVLQAIERLHLRVVEIPTHPRDGVSLPALEQALRVHPVKACVLMPNFQNPLGALVPDDQRPALLALLQRHDVPLIEDDTYAELYFGRRAPLAMKALDRSGLVLHVSSFSKCLAPGYRVGWVAAGRFAQKVQRLKIATSLATTVPVQIALADFLRSGAFDPHLRRLRATLERQEARLAAALERHFPAASRITRPRGGYFTWVQLPPWADTLALHRRALDEGISLAPGPMFSPRRAYRDCLRLNFGHPWSAAHEQAIERLGRMLAEQR, from the coding sequence ATGCACCTCTACGAGCACCTGGCACTGGACATCGAACAGCACATCCGCGACGGCGTGCTGCGCCCGGGCGAACGCCTGCCTTCGATCCGCCAGGCCTGCCGCGCCCGCCAGCTGAGCCCGGCGACCGTGCTCGAGGCCTATCACCGGCTCGAAAGCCGCGGGCTTGTCGAGGCGCGGCCCAAGTCGGGCTACTTCGTGCGCCCCCATCACACCCTCGCCGCACCCGGCCTCACCCGCCCCGCCGGCCGCTCGACCGCACCCAAGGTCAGCGACTTCATCTTCGAGATCCTCGAGTCGGCCCGCGACCCGGCGGTCGTACCCCTCGGCTCGAGCTTCCTCAGCCCGTTCCTGTTTCCGTTCGAGCGTCTCGGCCGCTGCCTCGCCGCCGCCGCGCGCGGCATGGACCCGCGCGCCACCGTCACCGACCTGCCGCCGGGCAACGACGAGCTGCGCCGTCAGATCGCGTTGCGCTACCTGCACGGCGGCACGGCAGTGGCCGGCGACGAGATCGTGATCACCTCGGGAGCGATGGAGGCGCTCAACCTGTGCCTGCAGGCGCTGACCCGGCCCGGCGACCTGGTGGCGGTCGAGTCGCCGGCCTTTTACGCCGTGCTCCAGGCGATCGAGCGCCTCCACCTGCGGGTGGTCGAGATCCCGACCCATCCGCGCGACGGCGTCAGCCTGCCCGCGCTCGAGCAGGCCTTGCGTGTGCACCCGGTAAAAGCCTGCGTGCTCATGCCGAACTTCCAGAACCCGCTCGGCGCGCTCGTGCCCGACGACCAGCGCCCCGCGCTGCTCGCGCTGCTGCAGCGCCACGACGTGCCGCTGATCGAGGACGACACCTACGCCGAGCTGTATTTCGGCCGCCGCGCACCGCTGGCGATGAAGGCGCTCGACCGCAGCGGGCTCGTCCTCCACGTGTCGAGCTTCTCCAAGTGCCTCGCGCCCGGCTACCGGGTCGGCTGGGTCGCCGCCGGGCGCTTCGCCCAGAAAGTCCAGCGCCTGAAGATCGCCACCAGCCTCGCGACCACGGTCCCGGTCCAGATCGCCCTCGCCGATTTCCTGCGCAGCGGCGCCTTCGACCCCCACCTGCGCCGCCTGCGCGCCACTCTCGAACGCCAGGAAGCCCGGCTCGCGGCCGCACTCGAACGCCATTTCCCCGCAGCCAGCCGCATCACCCGGCCGCGCGGCGGCTATTTCACCTGGGTCCAGCTACCGCCGTGGGCCGACACCCTGGCGCTGCACCGGCGGGCGCTCGACGAGGGCATCAGCCTCGCCCCGGGGCCGATGTTTTCGCCGCGGCGGGCCTACCGCGACTGCCTCCGGCTGAACTTCGGCCACCCCTGGTCCGCCGCCCACGAACAGGCGATCGAGCGCCTCGGACGGATGCTCGCCGAGCAGCGCTGA